GAGTGAAAATGGGCACTCAACATTTCCGGGCTGAGTGCATCACTCCCACACACAAAACACGTTCTGCTGAATACACAACTTCAAACCAAGGTTTTCTTCACTACAGTAAAATTAAATGTCATGAGCCATGGTTGGGTTGAAATTCTGATTTTGATATTTGGGGGACCACATTTCTGATAATTTTTCATTGCTGGAACACTGACTGGagttagaaaagaggaaaataactcaaatttttaaattctccaaCACAACTTTAAGTGTAAACAAactaaaactaagaaaaatgcCTCCTTGCCTTTGTTTATCCCTCGACAGCAATTTATAGCCATAAACGCTAATCCAGGAGACTGATTTGATTGTTCTAATCACCCAAAAGCCTAGTGAGTTTCTTATGAGAAAAGGATGAAGAGAGTGAATTTATATGACTTTCATCAACGAGCACGTCTATCTGCAAGAAGTGCATGGTACTTAATATTAGTAATCATTTAAATATCCTCCATGGTTCAAAGAATCTGTTACCGCTCTACCAATGCCACCAATCCACCCCCGAGCTATTTTACATAGGCCAGGACACACTGGTAATAATGTGGACATTTCTCTGCTATTTTTCTTACCTAAAACAGCTGCTTGGTGGTTAATGTGTTTACCCATTTCTTGCTGTCCTTTCAAGCATTAAGAATTTATTTCACTATAGAAACAACCCACATTGAACCCTAGTATCGTTTCACCATTTCTTCTTCTCCAGTATAACCCACTGGCAACATCTTAAGTATGGTACAGACTAGACTACTGAGATGATAATTGGAGGGGACTTCTCTCTCTTTTGAATCCTGTGTAATGTAACCCATAAAAACCAAATAAGGTCCCTCCTCATCCACTGTTCACTAGTGGATGAGGATGAACTAATTTTGGGAATTAATTCCAGTATACTGGCCCTTCacaaatcctaaagaaaatttcCTAGGTTAGGGTCTATTTATTActctattactattatttattacTCTATTACCACCCAACCCACTCTTCCCAAACCTGCCATTTGATGGACTCAATCATGATTCAATCATGAGAAATCTTTGTCTAGGATtaacttcagggcttccctgatagctcaggtggtaaagaatctgcctgcaatgcaaggagaccctggttggattcctgggttgggatgatcccctgcagaaaggataagctaccactccagtattcttgggcttcccttgtggctcagctggtaaagaatccacctgccatgtgggagacctgcgtttgatccatgggttggttagatcccctggagaaaggaaaggttactacccactccagtattctggcctggagaattccatggactaacagtctgtggggtcacagagtctggcacgactgagtgactttcacttttcaggattCACTTCACTTTTAAGTGCTTTATATTTGAGATTTGGCTTTTAATAACCAATTGCAAAAGACCCAAACCACTATCAAGAGATTTGAGACAATTCCTTCTTGTCTTACGTTACAGGACTGATGTGCCTGCCTCGGTGCTCCATAAAAGCCACTGCTGATACCAATTTCCCAACCTCTTCCCCCTCTATGGAATATGGGCAAACTGAGGGTCGCCATTCCAGCCCTGGGGGAGAAATCGAGGAACAGAGGTGACATAGCTTCTGTTGGGACATACCTGTCCACCCCATAAAATCATCACCAGGCATATACACAAATTAGTATTTCAGAAGTGAAACAGATTCGCTTTAACCCTCTTACATGTAAGAGAGAAGCCTGCAATTAGAAGTGACTTAAAAGCCGTAAGTCATCAGTGCAAAACCGGAACAGCTATCCGGTCACTGTAAAGGTCGGTTTCAGGTTTGCTTTCCCTCCACAGCTACCATGAATATGGTACACAAACAGATAAAATGACCTTCAGTGGTTTCACAACTTACATGCATGTTATCTATCTATAAGACCTCATCATTCTCTTCTACCCAGCCTTCAAGTTCAAATCCATTTATTGTCTCACAATGTATTTGATTCAAAATGACTTTTAATTAATCACATCCTCATTTTTTATAGAGTTTATCTCCATAGACTGACACTGGTCTAGCTCATTGTTTAAACAAATAACCTTGAAgatcctgctttctttttctattcaatTATACCCAAGAAAACTCTCGATAATTGTTCTGTTCTCTACTGAGGCAATGACCCAGGAGCAGGGAAGGGTAATGGTggtaaaaagaaaaccaggagtcttcttgacttcattttaattgtttaacTTTATTACTGTTGCACCATTTATACAATTACATATAATTTCAATGCAtccattgtacattttttttgtttttttttttttaatttttatgtttttccattttccaatGAGTGGTGTGTTGGTGTCTGTGACACAGAATGGAAGAGAAAACTGGAACTGCAATGAACGCagacttttttaaatttttttttcatttccactgaCCAATAAACAGAACTACAGGTGCACCCAACCACGGACATGCATTAACTCGTCATGAGAAATCTAGGGAGGCTAAGTAGGATGAGAGAATGTTTGTTATTCCCAAAAAGACCGGGGGAGGAAAAATGGAGTATTGGCATCAAGATACATGTGGACAGGCTACGGTGGGCTGTCTGAAAGTTGGCATTCAtccacaacattaaaaaaatatcaaaataagaaaggctgtaaatgaaaaagaaaacacagaaaatactgCTTTCATAAACATCTGATTGCCTTGGCACAGCCCTGCGGGCAGAATCActccccacctcccgcccctTGCAGAAAGACAAGATGTTCAGATCTTTAGTGGCAGGAGCGCATGTGATAGCAGTTCAGTTACAAAAGATGTACTGCACTTTCAGACATTGAGCTTGAAAATCCAGGGCTGATTGGTAGAGTTGACTGAAGGTATAATTAGATATTTCCCCACAAAAATACTATTTGgattctccccaccccctccctccctttgaTGGGACCACATCCTTATTCTTGGGCAATACATATGATTACTTCCGATTTGAAACAAGTTAgtataggagagagagagacagagagagagagagagagacaagagagACAGGTCGTCGTTaagctgtattcttttttttttttttttccataggctGTCCTTTGTTACTCTTTCACTGCTACGGTTTGATCGGAATTAGCTGCCGGGGTCTCGGCAGGTTTGACCTCGTCTGCGGGGGCTGCGGGGGCCTGAGCCTTGGGCGTGGAACTCGGCGCTTCCGTGGCTGCCGGCGTCTCCTTGGAGGATGGGGCAGCCTCAGTGCTGCTGGGTTTTGAGTCTGAAGCTGGGGCCCCGTCACTTTTCGTCTCCTGTGCGGCAGGAGCGGCGGGAGCCTCAGTCTTTGTGGGGTCCCCTCCCTCCTTGCTCTTGTCATCCTTGGTGGGGGCCGCGGGCTCCGCCGCCTCGGCTTCCGAAGCTTTGGGGGCGTCGCCGCCCGCGGAGGGGCCTGAGGCGGCAGCCGGCTCCTGCTCAGCATCTTTGGGGGGCTCTGGCTTGCCCTCAGCCCCCTCCGTCGGCTCAGGCTCTGCCTTCGGGGCGTCTTCCTTGGCCGCCTCTGCGTCTTTCTCGCCTTCCTTGTCTTCGGGCTTGTTGGCGTCCTGGGCATCCTTCTCTGGCTTCTCCTCTTTGCCTTCCTTCACCTCTGGGGTCTCGGCAGCCGCCTGGGTCTCATTCTCCTTCGGGGTTCCCTCCTCTTCTGTGCCGGCTCCCTCGGCCTTCTTGTCTTTGTCCTTGGCCTTCTCATCATTCACATTGTATCCCTTCTTCTTCTTGCTCAGTTTGCCTCCCATCTTGGAGTTCTGTAAcaacaggacacacacacaaaaaaaaaaaaacgagaagGAGTGACTCGAGGCTCTAGACAGAATGTCTGCATCCCCCCCACATTCATGGCTTGACATTCTAAACCCCAGGGTGACAGTAttagggggcagggtggggtgggtggccTTCCGGAAGTGATTAGGACATGCGGGTGGGGCCCTCATAGCAGCGACCCCGGCACAGACCTCTCTGGCCCCCTTCCCCATGTGCCCTGGAAGCCAGAAACCAGCCCCCTATAATCTCAAAGCAGGTCCTCACCAGATACCAAatctgcccacaccttgatcgaGGACTTCCCACCCtagcagaactgtgagaaatcaattgttattgtttataagccactctgctgctgctgctaagtcgcttcagccgtggctgactctgtgagaccccatagacggcagcccaccaggctcccccatccctgggattctccaggcaagaacaccagagtgggttgccatttccttctccaatgcatgaaagtgaaaagtgaaagtgaagtcgctcagtagcctgggactcttagcgaccccagggactgcagcccaccaggctcctccgtccatgggattttccaggcaggagtactggagtgggttgccactgccttctctgacaAGCCACTCAATCTATGGTAATTAGCTACAGCAGCGCTAAGATGCTTGTCAAGCATCAAAACTGAAAGAGGCTTCTATTTACAAA
The sequence above is a segment of the Cervus elaphus chromosome 25, mCerEla1.1, whole genome shotgun sequence genome. Coding sequences within it:
- the BASP1 gene encoding brain acid soluble protein 1, yielding MGGKLSKKKKGYNVNDEKAKDKDKKAEGAGTEEEGTPKENETQAAAETPEVKEGKEEKPEKDAQDANKPEDKEGEKDAEAAKEDAPKAEPEPTEGAEGKPEPPKDAEQEPAAASGPSAGGDAPKASEAEAAEPAAPTKDDKSKEGGDPTKTEAPAAPAAQETKSDGAPASDSKPSSTEAAPSSKETPAATEAPSSTPKAQAPAAPADEVKPAETPAANSDQTVAVKE